One Bacteroidales bacterium genomic window carries:
- a CDS encoding tetratricopeptide repeat protein, whose product MKRLIFIIVLFFSATILLAQDYNNLVEKSFECIENEDWSCAEAYILEALKQEPSNVQNSLLLSNLGTVQRYMNKNLEAIKSYTNALMITPRSVAILKNRASLYAAIDSLDKAVSDYSQVIALDGKESEALYERGLVYLQKRDTLSARYDFETLLKLDPNSRDAYMGFAALMKYRNYYDESVGIYTKVLKLNDKDYDAYFGRAESYYYIGKMSKAREDIKKALELKKEDPLIYVLRAKVGWSQFDRESAIKDFDKAVELGFPKEDADKILDSLQSNTKRFRR is encoded by the coding sequence ATGAAAAGATTAATATTTATAATAGTTCTATTTTTCTCAGCAACTATCTTATTGGCTCAAGATTATAACAACTTAGTAGAAAAATCGTTTGAGTGTATTGAAAATGAAGATTGGTCTTGTGCTGAGGCATATATATTGGAAGCCCTTAAACAAGAGCCCTCTAATGTTCAAAATTCATTATTATTGTCGAATTTGGGAACTGTTCAAAGGTATATGAATAAAAACTTGGAGGCAATAAAATCATATACTAATGCCTTAATGATAACGCCTCGTTCAGTAGCAATATTAAAGAATAGAGCCTCTTTATATGCAGCAATAGATAGTTTAGATAAGGCAGTATCGGATTATTCTCAGGTTATAGCATTAGATGGCAAGGAATCTGAGGCGTTATATGAAAGAGGTTTGGTCTATTTACAGAAAAGAGATACACTCTCAGCCCGATATGATTTTGAAACTCTGTTGAAATTAGATCCCAATAGTCGTGATGCATATATGGGTTTTGCTGCTTTAATGAAATATCGAAACTATTACGATGAGTCAGTTGGAATTTATACAAAAGTTTTAAAGTTGAATGATAAAGATTATGATGCATATTTTGGGAGAGCAGAGTCATATTACTATATAGGTAAGATGTCAAAGGCTCGAGAAGATATAAAAAAGGCATTGGAACTTAAAAAGGAAGATCCTCTTATATATGTATTGCGAGCCAAAGTAGGATGGAGCCAGTTTGACAGAGAGTCGGCAATCAAAGATTTTGACAAAGCGGTAGAATTAGGCTTCCCAAAGGAGGATGCGGATAAAATATTAGATAGTTTGCAAAGTAATACTAAGAGATTTAGACGTTAA
- the recJ gene encoding single-stranded-DNA-specific exonuclease RecJ, giving the protein MTSKWNYIPLTKEQEQIKENLQTDIGVSSVICELLVQRGVKNKEEAKKFFSPQLSDLHDPYLMDGMREAVDRLNYAIGQKEGILIFGDYDVDGTTAVALVYKYLKPYCFNIEYYIPDRYEEGYGISKKCINYAYEKGIKLIITLDCGIKAIDKVKYAKSKGIDFIICDHHVPDNELPDATAILNPKLENSNYPFSELSGCGVGFKFMQGFAKDNGIDESSLYPLLDFVALSIASDIVPITGENRILAYHGLKRLNEKPSHGLKGIINICGLQNKQINTSDIVFKIGPRINASGRMEQGKEAVDLLLSTDFEAAKERSKNINQYNEERKALDKTITEEANEILSKKENFEEQKSIVIYNREWKRGIIGIVASRLTEIYYKPAVVLAFSNGIVTGSARSVQGFDIYKAIESCRDLLESFGGHTYAAGLSLKEEKIPIFIERFEAYVKENIEKRQTVPQIDIDAILTFKDITLELHKQIMELAPFGPGNPKPVFATHDVRDYQDSKLVGKDGKHIKLEMIDDSSANILNGIAFDQKEHYEYIKSNSPFDICYTIEEMKYNLRGYGIGSIRNQLQLAVKDIISENK; this is encoded by the coding sequence ATGACAAGCAAATGGAACTACATACCTCTTACAAAAGAACAAGAGCAAATAAAGGAGAACCTACAAACCGATATTGGGGTTTCTTCAGTTATTTGCGAACTATTGGTTCAACGAGGGGTAAAAAACAAAGAAGAGGCAAAAAAATTCTTCTCCCCACAATTATCTGACCTTCACGACCCGTATCTTATGGACGGGATGAGAGAGGCTGTGGATAGACTGAATTATGCTATAGGGCAAAAAGAGGGAATATTAATTTTTGGTGATTACGATGTTGATGGCACAACCGCAGTGGCTTTAGTATATAAGTATCTAAAACCATATTGCTTTAATATTGAATATTACATACCCGACAGATACGAAGAGGGATATGGTATATCAAAAAAGTGTATCAATTACGCATACGAAAAAGGTATCAAACTAATAATTACTTTAGATTGTGGAATAAAAGCAATTGACAAAGTAAAATACGCTAAAAGTAAAGGTATTGATTTTATCATATGCGACCATCATGTCCCTGATAATGAACTACCTGATGCAACTGCTATTTTAAATCCTAAATTAGAAAATTCTAATTACCCATTCTCCGAACTTTCGGGTTGCGGTGTAGGCTTTAAATTTATGCAAGGATTTGCAAAAGACAATGGGATTGATGAATCATCGTTATATCCCCTACTCGATTTTGTAGCTCTTAGCATCGCTTCAGATATTGTACCTATAACTGGAGAAAACAGGATTCTTGCATACCATGGTCTTAAAAGATTAAATGAAAAGCCAAGTCATGGTTTAAAAGGTATTATAAATATCTGTGGCTTACAAAACAAACAGATAAATACATCTGATATAGTATTCAAAATTGGACCAAGAATTAATGCCTCAGGACGAATGGAACAAGGGAAAGAGGCCGTTGATTTACTTTTATCAACAGATTTTGAAGCAGCAAAAGAGCGTAGCAAAAATATCAATCAATATAATGAAGAGAGAAAGGCCCTTGACAAAACCATAACAGAAGAGGCGAATGAGATTCTTTCAAAAAAAGAAAATTTTGAGGAACAAAAATCTATCGTTATATATAATCGTGAATGGAAGCGTGGGATTATTGGTATTGTGGCTTCAAGATTGACAGAAATATATTATAAACCCGCCGTTGTTCTTGCTTTCTCTAATGGTATTGTTACAGGTTCTGCACGATCAGTTCAGGGTTTTGATATTTACAAGGCTATTGAATCGTGTCGCGATTTATTAGAGAGTTTTGGTGGGCATACATACGCTGCTGGATTATCATTAAAAGAAGAGAAAATTCCTATTTTCATTGAACGTTTTGAGGCATATGTTAAAGAGAATATTGAAAAACGCCAAACCGTTCCTCAAATAGATATTGATGCAATTTTGACATTTAAAGATATTACTCTTGAATTACACAAACAGATAATGGAACTTGCTCCTTTTGGACCGGGTAATCCAAAACCTGTTTTTGCAACACACGATGTAAGAGACTATCAAGACAGCAAATTGGTTGGCAAAGATGGCAAACACATAAAGCTGGAGATGATTGATGATAGTTCGGCAAATATCCTAAACGGTATTGCATTTGACCAAAAAGAGCATTATGAGTATATAAAATCAAATAGTCCTTTTGATATATGCTACACTATAGAAGAGATGAAATACAATTTAAGAGGATACGGAATAGGTAGCATACGAAACCAACTTCAATTAGCCGTAAAAGATATTATAAGTGAAAATAAGTAA
- a CDS encoding DUF5606 domain-containing protein yields the protein MLKDVLSISGKPGLYKLVSQAKGMLVVESLVTGKRMPAYAHDKIISLGDISIYTEDEDRPLSEVFETIKEKESGKAIEISKSASAEEYRKYVESVIPDYDRERVYPNDIKRIVDWYNIVINAGITEFVEK from the coding sequence ATGTTAAAAGACGTTTTATCTATATCTGGAAAACCCGGATTATATAAATTAGTATCTCAAGCAAAGGGTATGCTTGTTGTAGAATCACTTGTTACAGGAAAAAGAATGCCTGCGTATGCTCACGATAAGATAATATCATTAGGAGATATATCAATATATACAGAAGATGAAGATCGCCCATTATCAGAGGTATTCGAGACTATAAAAGAAAAGGAGTCGGGTAAAGCAATAGAAATATCAAAATCAGCATCAGCAGAGGAGTATCGCAAATATGTTGAGAGTGTAATCCCCGATTATGACAGAGAAAGAGTATATCCCAACGATATAAAACGAATAGTAGATTGGTATAATATCGTAATAAATGCAGGAATAACAGAGTTTGTTGAAAAATAG
- a CDS encoding dephospho-CoA kinase: MKTIGITGGIGSGKSVVSAILKILNYPVYDSDSQAKQLMITSPTIKTQLKSLIGEDAYVGDMLNKSLLSSYVFTSEENRERVNSIVHPQVRIHFAEWKQKQTSEIVFIESAILFESGMNEDVDEVWCVYADIEERIRRVMKRNSISKQEVMARINSQMSDDEVFAKSDCIIDNSGKISLLKQIKNNLNIY, translated from the coding sequence ATGAAGACAATAGGAATAACAGGGGGCATAGGAAGTGGAAAGAGTGTAGTTTCTGCAATATTGAAGATATTAAATTATCCCGTGTATGATTCTGACAGTCAGGCAAAGCAATTGATGATTACTTCTCCAACAATTAAAACGCAACTAAAATCGCTGATTGGAGAAGATGCCTATGTCGGAGATATGCTAAATAAGTCTCTTCTCTCATCATATGTCTTTACTTCTGAAGAGAATAGAGAGAGGGTTAATTCAATAGTTCATCCGCAAGTTCGTATTCACTTCGCAGAATGGAAACAAAAACAGACGTCAGAAATAGTTTTTATCGAATCAGCTATATTGTTTGAGTCGGGTATGAATGAGGATGTTGATGAGGTTTGGTGTGTTTATGCCGATATTGAAGAACGTATTAGAAGAGTTATGAAGCGTAATTCTATCTCTAAACAAGAGGTTATGGCGCGTATTAATTCTCAAATGTCAGATGATGAGGTATTTGCAAAATCGGATTGCATTATTGATAATAGTGGGAAAATATCATTGTTAAAACAAATTAAAAATAACCTAAACATATATTGA
- a CDS encoding YbbR-like domain-containing protein, with protein sequence MFWFLQSLNNKEVVNISLPLEYANIPKDMIFAKLPPQYVDVQLRDKGMNLLNYSLRRNNPIKIDMSNFPSKKGKVVISRDKLLATISDELKSSTELVNLYSDSLVLVYANKEGVKVPVKLNSNITISHNCIQKEDIELSPSEVTIYADSSIMMSISEVETELLVLNNLAETKSVNVKLKDIYGVKIEPEEVMVKVPIENLIPKTLSLPIVHKNFPENVSVITFPANAEVKVMVPMSKYNETDNSKFRLDIDYKHYKYNMQKLPLILSKYPDYVEQPSIDPDSVEYIIEKKEMIEESPKQ encoded by the coding sequence CGTTGGAGTATGCAAACATTCCAAAAGATATGATATTTGCAAAACTCCCTCCACAATATGTCGATGTTCAGTTACGAGATAAGGGGATGAATTTATTGAATTATTCGTTACGTAGAAATAATCCAATAAAGATAGATATGTCAAACTTCCCATCAAAAAAAGGAAAGGTAGTTATATCAAGGGATAAACTTCTGGCAACCATTAGTGATGAGTTAAAATCTTCAACAGAACTTGTAAATCTTTATTCTGATTCGTTGGTATTGGTATATGCAAATAAAGAAGGAGTAAAAGTTCCAGTTAAATTAAACTCAAATATAACAATATCACATAATTGCATACAAAAAGAAGATATTGAATTATCTCCATCAGAAGTTACTATATATGCCGATTCATCTATTATGATGTCAATTTCAGAAGTAGAGACCGAACTTTTAGTTTTAAATAATTTGGCAGAAACAAAATCAGTTAATGTTAAATTAAAAGATATATATGGAGTTAAAATTGAACCGGAAGAAGTTATGGTTAAGGTGCCAATAGAGAATTTAATTCCAAAAACATTATCATTACCCATAGTTCATAAAAATTTTCCTGAGAATGTTTCAGTTATAACTTTCCCTGCAAATGCCGAAGTAAAAGTTATGGTACCTATGTCAAAATATAATGAGACAGATAACTCTAAATTCAGACTTGATATAGATTATAAACACTATAAGTATAATATGCAGAAATTGCCACTGATACTATCAAAATATCCCGACTATGTAGAGCAACCTTCCATTGACCCAGATAGTGTTGAATATATAATTGAAAAGAAAGAGATGATAGAAGAATCACCTAAGCAATAA